The DNA window GACGGACGCCTCGACCTGGCGGAACTGCCGGGCATGCTGAACGAACGCACCCGGATGGTAGCGCTTTGCGCCGCCTCGAATGTGCTGGGCACGATCAATCCGCTGGAAGAGATCATCGCCCAGGCCCACAGCGCCGGCGCCCTGGTCCTGGTCGACGCCGCCCAGAGCGCGCCGCACCAGACAACCGACGTGCAGCAGCTGGGGGCAGACTTCCTGGCGTTCAGCGGCCACAAAATGCTCGGCCCCTCGGGCGTGGGCGTGCTCTACGGCCGCGAAGCGCTGCTTGACGCCATGCCGCCGTTCCTGGGCGGCGGCAGCATGATCAAAGAGGTCAGCTATGATGGCTTTGAGCCGATCGGTTTGCCCGCCAAGTTTGAGGCCGGCACCCCGCCGATTGTCCCCGCCATCGGTTTGACGGCCGCCATCGATTACCTGGCGGCGATTGGCCTCGAGAACATCCACCACTACGAACAGCAATTGGCGTCCTACGCGCAGCAGCTGATCCAGGATCTGCCCGGCCTGCGGTTGCTGGGGCCGGAGCCGTCCGCCAAAGCGGGCATCGTCAGCTTTGTGATGGATTCGCCCCACGCACACGATGTAGCGCAGCTGCTCGACCGCGAAGGGATCGCCATCAGGGCGGGCCACCACTGCACCATGCCGCTGCACTCGCTGCTGGGCATTGTCGCCAGCAACCGGGCCAGCTTCTACTTTTATAACACCCGCGAAGAAGTGGAAAAGTTTGCCGAGACCCTTGTCGGCATCCGC is part of the Lignipirellula cremea genome and encodes:
- a CDS encoding aminotransferase class V-fold PLP-dependent enzyme; protein product: MSVAPPAAAPPFDVAALRNDFPILQTCIHGDKPLVYLDNAATTQRPRQVIDTTVDMYERQYANVHRGVHWLSDQSTDLYEGARERVRAFINAEKSCEVIFTTGTTAAINTVARSWGDANVTSGDEILLTQMEHHSNIVPWQQLAERTGCRVRFLPITDDGRLDLAELPGMLNERTRMVALCAASNVLGTINPLEEIIAQAHSAGALVLVDAAQSAPHQTTDVQQLGADFLAFSGHKMLGPSGVGVLYGREALLDAMPPFLGGGSMIKEVSYDGFEPIGLPAKFEAGTPPIVPAIGLTAAIDYLAAIGLENIHHYEQQLASYAQQLIQDLPGLRLLGPEPSAKAGIVSFVMDSPHAHDVAQLLDREGIAIRAGHHCTMPLHSLLGIVASNRASFYFYNTREEVEKFAETLVGIREFFAPKHRKRKPRNPDA